One Lemur catta isolate mLemCat1 chromosome 15, mLemCat1.pri, whole genome shotgun sequence genomic window carries:
- the LOC123620659 gene encoding olfactory receptor 1D2: MDGANQSEGSEFLLLGISDRPEQQRILFWMVLCMYLVTVVGNVLIVLAISSDSCLHTPMYFFLANLSFTDLFFVTNTIPKMLVNLQSQNKAISYAGCLTQLYFLVSLVTLDNLILAVMAYDRYVAICRPLHYVTAMSPKLCIWLLTFCWVLSILYGLICTLLMTRVTFCGSRKIHYIFCQMYVLLRLACSNIQVNHTVLMAMGCFIFLTPLGFMIMSYVRIIRAILQIPSATGKYKAFSTCASHLAVVSLFYGTLCMVYLQPLHTYSMKDSVATVMYAVVTPMMNPFIYSLRNKDMHGALGRLLQGKAFQRLK; this comes from the coding sequence ATGGATGGAGCCAACCAGAGTGAGGGCTCAGAGTTCCTGCTCCTGGGGATCTCGGACAGACCTGAGCAGCAGCGAATCCTGTTTTGGATGGTCCTGTGCATGTACCTGGTCACGGTGGTGGGGAATGTGCTCATCGTCCTGGCCATCAGCTCTGACTCCTGCCTGCACActcccatgtacttcttcctggcCAACCTCTCCTTCACTGACCTCTTCTTTGTCACCAACACCATCCCCAAGATGCTGGTGAACCTTCAGTCCCAGAACAAAGCCATCTCCTACGCAGGGTGTCTGACGCAGCTCTACTTCCTGGTCTCCTTGGTGACTTTGGACAACCTCATCCTGGCCGTGATGGCGtatgaccgctatgtggccatctgccgCCCCCTCCACTATGTCACAGCCATGAGCCCTAAGCTCTGTATCTGGCTCCTCACCTTTTGTTGGGTCCTATCTATCCTCTATGGCCTCATCTGCACCCTGCTCATGACCAGAGTGACCTTCTGTGGGTCTCGAAAGATCCACTACATCTTCTGTCAGATGTACGTCCTGCTGAGGCTGGCATGTTCCAACATCCAAGTCAATCACACAGTGCTGATGGCCATGGGCTGCTTCATCTTCCTCACCCCCTTAGGGTTCATGATCATGTCTTATGTCCGCATCATCAGAGCCATCCTCCAAATACCCTCAGCCACTGGGAAGTACAAAGCTTTCTCCACCTGTGCCTCCCATTTGGCTGTGGTCTCCCTCTTCTATGGGACACTTTGCATGGTGTACCTGCAACCCTTGCACACCTACTCCATGAAGGACTCAGTAGCCACAGTGATGTACGCTGTGGTGACCCCCATGATGAACCCTTtcatctacagcctgaggaacaaGGACATGCATGGGGCTCTGGGCAGACTTCTCCAGGGGAAAGCCTTTCAAAGGTTGAAATGA
- the LOC123620660 gene encoding olfactory receptor 1P1: protein MEGENQTSIFEFLLWGLSDRPEQQHILFLLFLWMYVVTVAGNLLIVLAIGTDTRLHTPMYFFLASLSCADILFTSTTVPKALVNIQTQSRSISYAGCLAQLYFFLTFGDMDIFLLATMAYDRYVAICHPLHYTMIMSLRRCILMVTVCWTLTSLVAMTHTFLIFRLSFCSRKIIPDFFCDLGPLMKVSCSDTQVNELVLLFLGGAVILIPFMLILVSYILIVSTILRVPSAQGRLKVFSTCGSHLAVVALFFGTVIRAYLCPSPSSSNSVEEDTAAAVMYTVVTPLLNPFIYSLRNKDMKCALVRLLRGKASFSWGQ from the coding sequence ATGGAAGGAGAGAATCAGACTAGCATCTTTGAGTTCCTCCTCTGGGGACTCTCAGACCGGCCAGAGCAGCAGCACATCCTCTTCCTTCTGTTCCTGTGGATGTACGTGGTCACTGTGGCTGGGAACCTGCTCATTGTCCTGGCCATAGGCACTGACACACGtctccacacccccatgtacttcttcctcgCCAGCCTGTCGTGTGCAGACATCCTTTTCACCTCCACCACCGTGCCCAAGGCCCTAGTGAACATCCAGACCCAGAGCAGGTCCATCTCCTATGCAGGATGCCTGGCTCAGCTCTACTTCTTTTTGACTTTTGGGGACATGGACATCTTTCTCCTGGCCACgatggcctatgaccgctatgtggcTATTTGCCACCCGCTCCACTACACCATGATCATGAGCCTCCGGCGCTGCATCCTCATGGTGACTGTCTGCTGGACCCTCACAAGTCTCGTTGCCATGACGCACACCTTCCTCATATTCCGGCTCTCCTTCTGCTCTAGGAAGATCATTCCTGACTTCTTCTGTGATCTGGGGCCCCTGATGAAGGTGTCTTGCTCTGATACCCAGGTCAATGAACTTGTGCTCCTCTTCCTGGGGGGAGCAGTCATTTTAATCCCCTTTATGCTCATCCTGGTCTCTTACATCCTCATCGTTTCAACCATCCTCAGAGTCCCCTCTGCCCAGGGAAGGCTCAAAGTCTTCTCTACCTGTGGTTCTCACCTCGCTGTTGTTGCCCTGTTCTTTGGGACAGTGATCCGGGCTTATCTGTGCCCCTCACCCTCTTCCTCCAACTCAGTAGAGGAGGATACAGCGGCTGCTGTCATGTACACAGTGGTGACTCCCCTGCTGAACCCCTTCATTTACAGCCTGAGGAACAAGGACATGAAGTGTGCCCTGGTCAGACTTCTCAGGGGCAAAGCCTCCTTCTCATGGGGACAGTGA